One part of the Halostagnicola larsenii XH-48 genome encodes these proteins:
- a CDS encoding fumarylacetoacetate hydrolase family protein, translating into MQLVRYTCGGRPAWGVKDDTEIHALADLPAGEPSYQDLTNQNYCNQLRAAVGNGTLSRVDLDDANLLAPVPRPPKIVCAGLNYLDHAEEQDEEIPDVPLLFSKAPTTVTNPNSPIVHPGDEQVDYEVELAAVIGRTAKDLEESEVSDHIAGYTVLNDVSGRSAQFSDGQFFRGKSYDTFSPMGPTLVTGSDFDPNAVDVALRVDGETKQSSNTEEFIFTIPELIAYISETMTLEPGDVISTGTPGGVGIFREPTDLLEPGQVCEAEIEGIGTLTNPVVSE; encoded by the coding sequence ATGCAACTCGTTCGATACACCTGCGGTGGCCGGCCGGCCTGGGGCGTCAAAGACGACACGGAGATCCACGCGCTCGCTGACCTTCCGGCGGGCGAACCGTCATATCAGGATCTCACGAACCAAAACTACTGCAACCAGTTGCGAGCCGCCGTCGGAAACGGCACGCTCTCTCGAGTCGACCTCGACGACGCGAACCTGCTCGCGCCGGTCCCTCGCCCGCCAAAAATCGTCTGTGCCGGCCTCAACTACCTCGATCACGCCGAAGAGCAGGACGAAGAGATCCCCGACGTCCCGCTTCTGTTCTCGAAAGCCCCGACGACGGTCACGAACCCGAACAGTCCGATCGTCCACCCTGGCGACGAACAGGTCGACTACGAGGTCGAACTCGCCGCCGTAATCGGTCGGACGGCCAAGGACCTCGAGGAATCGGAGGTGTCCGATCACATCGCCGGCTACACCGTTCTCAACGATGTGAGCGGTCGATCGGCGCAGTTCTCTGACGGACAGTTCTTCAGGGGCAAGAGCTACGATACCTTCTCGCCGATGGGACCGACGCTCGTCACCGGGTCGGACTTCGATCCCAACGCCGTCGACGTCGCGCTGCGTGTCGATGGGGAGACGAAACAATCTTCGAACACGGAGGAGTTCATTTTCACCATCCCGGAACTGATCGCCTACATCAGCGAAACCATGACGCTCGAGCCCGGCGACGTCATCTCGACCGGCACGCCCGGCGGGGTCGGTATCTTCCGAGAGCCAACGGATCTCCTCGAGCCCGGCCAGGTCTGTGAAGCCGAAATCGAGGGGATCGGGACGCTTACGAACCCAGTCGTCTCGGAGTAA
- a CDS encoding Gfo/Idh/MocA family protein — protein sequence MQELGIIMNGVTGRMGTNQHLIRSILALRDEGGVELPSGERVMPEPVLVGRNERKLQALSEEHDVERWVADPDLETVLDGDEEIYFDSQITPRRPEALLKAIDAGKHVYCEKPLADNLDTALEVVRAAEQSGVKYGIVQDKLWLPGIMQLDRLIQQGFFGEILSVRIEFGYWVFTGHVQDAQRPSWNYRAEDGGGIVDDMFSHWSYVLENLFGRVESVRCHETTHIPERIDENGDAYEATADDAAYAIMELENDIVAQLNSSWAVRVNRDDLLEITVDGTEGSAVAGLRDCKTQHHSNTPKPEWNPDTPKDHDFTEDWESVPENQVFENAFKVQWEKFIRHVVADEPFPWDFEAGARGVQLTEASYQSSDENRRVVLDDLEI from the coding sequence ATGCAAGAGCTAGGCATCATTATGAACGGCGTGACGGGCCGAATGGGGACGAATCAACACCTCATTCGTTCCATACTGGCACTGCGCGACGAAGGCGGCGTCGAACTCCCGAGCGGAGAGCGGGTGATGCCGGAACCGGTACTCGTCGGTCGAAACGAGCGAAAACTGCAAGCGTTGAGCGAAGAGCACGATGTCGAGCGCTGGGTCGCCGATCCGGACCTCGAGACGGTTCTCGACGGCGACGAGGAGATCTACTTCGATTCACAGATCACCCCGCGGCGTCCCGAGGCGCTCTTGAAAGCGATCGACGCCGGAAAGCACGTCTACTGCGAGAAGCCGCTGGCCGACAACCTCGACACCGCACTCGAGGTCGTCCGAGCGGCCGAACAAAGCGGAGTCAAGTACGGAATCGTCCAGGACAAGCTGTGGCTCCCAGGGATCATGCAGCTCGATCGATTGATCCAGCAGGGGTTCTTCGGCGAGATTCTCTCAGTACGAATCGAGTTCGGGTACTGGGTGTTTACCGGGCACGTACAGGACGCACAGCGTCCGTCGTGGAACTACCGCGCGGAGGACGGCGGCGGCATCGTCGACGATATGTTCTCACACTGGAGCTACGTCCTCGAGAACCTCTTCGGCCGAGTCGAGTCCGTACGGTGTCACGAGACGACCCACATTCCAGAACGCATCGACGAGAACGGCGACGCGTACGAGGCGACGGCGGACGACGCGGCCTACGCCATCATGGAACTCGAGAACGATATCGTCGCCCAACTCAACTCCTCGTGGGCGGTGCGCGTCAACCGGGACGACCTGCTCGAGATCACGGTCGACGGGACAGAGGGCAGCGCCGTCGCAGGCTTGCGCGACTGCAAAACGCAGCATCACTCCAACACCCCAAAACCGGAGTGGAACCCCGACACGCCGAAAGATCACGACTTCACCGAAGACTGGGAGTCCGTTCCGGAAAATCAGGTGTTCGAAAACGCCTTCAAAGTCCAGTGGGAGAAGTTCATTCGACACGTCGTCGCGGACGAACCGTTCCCGTGGGATTTCGAAGCCGGCGCGAGGGGCGTCCAGCTCACCGAAGCGAGCTATCAGTCCTCGGATGAAAACCGACGGGTCGTCCTCGACGACCTCGAGATATAG
- a CDS encoding Gfo/Idh/MocA family protein, translating to MTVNIGYVGIDHHHRDPYFAVASELDATVSAVCEPGREVDVESISAMDDRPDEVTTEGQNASDLVRGAAVYEDPHQLVGDDSVDVVWITYRSDETPSIVESAVENGVHVISEKPIARTADDLEAVAERANDAGVTVSPTMYYRKNPVAMELRERVREGFFGDVWTVEGRFNASQLSYRNTDHYIYDAETSRGGALQWIGPHWVDAIPWILDDPIARVNAEFHEGEDVDVDMGAVLQFETRDGTLGTYHTGYYLSDRGKDTHLGLYGESAQALTPLHHDSLQHEPTIPLEITSEDSDWSAAPKRTTQFEFTYDRFPAWGDFVQDYFEAYFAGYETGDVPATVDDAVQLLRVLDAAYESGEQGGWVDVAN from the coding sequence ATGACCGTGAACATCGGTTACGTCGGTATCGACCATCACCACCGGGATCCGTACTTCGCCGTCGCGAGTGAACTTGACGCCACCGTTAGCGCGGTCTGTGAGCCGGGCCGCGAGGTCGACGTCGAGAGCATCTCCGCGATGGACGACCGTCCCGACGAAGTTACGACCGAAGGACAGAACGCCTCCGATCTCGTACGCGGCGCGGCGGTCTACGAGGATCCACACCAACTCGTTGGCGACGACAGCGTCGACGTCGTCTGGATCACGTATCGGAGCGACGAAACGCCGTCGATCGTCGAGAGCGCCGTCGAAAACGGCGTCCACGTTATCAGCGAAAAACCCATCGCTCGGACGGCCGACGACCTTGAGGCGGTCGCCGAGCGAGCGAACGACGCCGGCGTTACCGTTTCGCCGACGATGTATTATCGGAAGAATCCGGTCGCAATGGAACTACGCGAACGGGTCCGCGAGGGGTTCTTCGGCGATGTCTGGACCGTCGAGGGACGATTCAACGCGAGTCAGCTATCCTACCGAAACACGGACCACTACATCTACGACGCGGAAACGAGCCGGGGCGGCGCGCTGCAGTGGATCGGCCCGCACTGGGTCGACGCAATTCCGTGGATCCTTGACGATCCGATCGCACGGGTAAACGCCGAGTTCCACGAGGGCGAGGACGTCGACGTCGATATGGGTGCAGTGCTCCAGTTCGAGACGCGCGACGGAACGCTGGGAACGTACCACACCGGCTACTATCTCAGCGACCGCGGGAAGGACACTCACCTCGGACTCTACGGAGAGAGCGCGCAGGCTCTGACGCCGCTACACCACGACTCGCTCCAGCACGAACCGACGATTCCGCTCGAGATCACCTCTGAGGACTCCGATTGGTCGGCCGCGCCGAAGCGAACCACGCAGTTCGAGTTCACCTACGATCGATTCCCGGCTTGGGGCGACTTCGTGCAGGACTATTTCGAGGCTTACTTCGCGGGCTACGAAACCGGCGATGTTCCTGCGACAGTCGACGATGCCGTCCAGCTGCTTCGTGTCCTCGATGCGGCTTACGAGTCCGGCGAACAGGGCGGCTGGGTTGACGTCGCGAACTGA
- a CDS encoding IclR family transcriptional regulator, whose product MPPQNESHTLQTTTTSIEILEFLEEADGARVSEIADTMEIPKSTVHGHLATLKAKQFVTQQADFYHLGPELLRLGNQVRTREEGYVLAREFTERLFDVVGLRSIFAVEMGGKAVFLQTASGPKMGWMHERLGNRLHLHNTAVGKAILANLPRMRVEQILDTWGLPEETGNTITDRETLYAELETVREQGYAINHAENFKELHGIGVAATDHADNVIGAFSVTGPEHSLSGPEKEASIADSVVEIVNEYELELALV is encoded by the coding sequence ATGCCCCCCCAAAACGAATCACACACGCTCCAGACGACGACGACGTCGATAGAAATCCTCGAGTTTCTCGAGGAAGCGGACGGTGCACGGGTATCCGAGATCGCCGATACAATGGAGATTCCCAAGAGTACTGTTCACGGGCATCTCGCGACGCTCAAAGCGAAACAGTTCGTGACCCAGCAGGCTGACTTTTATCACCTCGGCCCTGAACTCCTCCGTCTCGGAAACCAGGTTCGGACGCGAGAAGAGGGGTACGTACTGGCTCGAGAGTTCACGGAACGGCTCTTCGACGTCGTCGGACTCCGCTCGATTTTCGCCGTTGAAATGGGTGGTAAAGCGGTCTTCCTCCAGACCGCATCGGGGCCGAAGATGGGCTGGATGCACGAACGACTTGGAAATCGCCTCCATCTCCATAATACCGCCGTGGGGAAGGCGATACTCGCCAATCTACCCCGAATGAGAGTCGAGCAGATCCTCGATACGTGGGGGCTCCCGGAGGAAACGGGAAACACCATTACTGATCGAGAGACGCTGTACGCCGAACTCGAGACCGTCCGTGAGCAGGGATATGCTATCAATCACGCGGAGAACTTCAAGGAACTGCACGGTATCGGGGTCGCTGCCACGGATCATGCCGACAACGTGATCGGAGCTTTCAGCGTCACCGGCCCGGAGCATTCGTTGAGTGGTCCAGAGAAGGAAGCCAGTATCGCGGATTCAGTGGTCGAAATCGTCAACGAGTACGAGTTGGAACTCGCACTCGTGTAG
- a CDS encoding ABC transporter substrate-binding protein yields MVERHKDGEIVSELDRVLPDGIDRRRFLQASAGGFAAAMAGCLGGSEGDGGSGITWRQPWAQEPTWSIAYIADLEGHWEDAGIEAPDVQAGEGSPDTARRVGTGEDEIGQAEVGSCITGLTEGQDMRFFSVPKPRALLGLIYRTDEVDSEEDLAGKNVGLASPFAEETWPIFPDAVGIDPDEVNADFVAEDAAPGQFAEGDLDAIYGALDLLGTYRDQVDDDVELGVTPINNYLTVIGYPLMVNGAWLDEDEENMEYLTGVLEGYSAAMKWCLLNPEETIDIMIDEVNQELEIQDRETLSSQMRWNVAITANEETRTEGLGWFTEDQIQSTLDNLSIMVDGSNDVPAASDIVEMGPVENAELSTLSDDEWDEVLSYTEEESAYFE; encoded by the coding sequence ATGGTAGAACGGCACAAAGATGGGGAGATAGTCAGCGAACTCGACCGTGTGCTTCCTGACGGAATCGATCGACGTCGATTCTTGCAGGCGAGTGCGGGCGGATTCGCCGCGGCAATGGCAGGGTGTCTGGGCGGTAGTGAAGGTGATGGCGGTTCTGGCATTACCTGGCGACAGCCGTGGGCGCAGGAGCCGACGTGGTCGATCGCGTACATCGCCGACCTCGAGGGCCACTGGGAGGATGCGGGCATCGAAGCACCCGACGTTCAGGCAGGGGAAGGCTCTCCCGATACTGCTCGGCGTGTCGGAACAGGGGAGGACGAGATCGGTCAGGCAGAAGTCGGCTCGTGTATCACCGGGCTCACGGAGGGACAGGACATGCGGTTCTTCTCCGTTCCGAAACCGCGCGCGTTGCTCGGGCTAATCTACCGAACTGATGAGGTGGACAGCGAGGAGGACCTTGCGGGGAAGAACGTTGGTCTCGCGTCGCCGTTCGCCGAGGAGACGTGGCCGATTTTCCCCGATGCGGTTGGCATCGATCCGGATGAGGTGAACGCGGATTTCGTCGCCGAGGACGCCGCGCCGGGACAGTTTGCAGAGGGTGATCTGGACGCCATCTACGGGGCACTCGACCTCCTCGGAACGTACCGGGATCAGGTCGATGACGACGTCGAACTCGGCGTGACGCCGATCAACAACTACCTGACCGTGATCGGGTACCCATTGATGGTCAACGGCGCGTGGCTCGACGAAGACGAGGAGAACATGGAGTACCTCACCGGCGTCCTCGAGGGCTACTCGGCCGCCATGAAGTGGTGTCTGTTGAACCCGGAGGAGACCATCGACATTATGATCGACGAAGTGAATCAAGAACTCGAGATTCAGGATCGGGAAACCCTCTCCTCGCAGATGCGCTGGAACGTCGCCATCACCGCCAACGAGGAGACTCGAACGGAAGGACTCGGTTGGTTCACCGAGGACCAGATCCAGTCGACGCTCGATAACTTGTCGATCATGGTCGACGGGTCTAACGACGTTCCCGCCGCGAGCGACATCGTCGAGATGGGGCCCGTCGAAAACGCCGAGCTGTCGACGCTTTCGGACGACGAATGGGATGAGGTGCTCTCGTACACAGAAGAGGAGTCCGCGTACTTCGAATAA
- a CDS encoding ABC transporter ATP-binding protein yields the protein MDAEPAIAFDDVTMHFGTGEDAIHALDDINLSVADGEFVSIVGPSGCGKSTLLNIAAGLHEPTGGALRLDGRDFSTTDATGDIGFIFQRPVLLDWRTVRQNILLPVRIMKKNGDLEGDMQGYQDRVDELISLVGLEGFGDSYPNELSGGMQQRVTICQSLIYDPSLLLMDEPFGSLDALTKDQMNAELLDIWKRTNKTILFVTHDLEEAVFLSDKVVVLSPRPGRIQDVIDIDLPRPRDAETKQLTEYNDLVTSIYTYFQ from the coding sequence ATGGACGCAGAACCCGCAATCGCGTTCGACGACGTCACCATGCACTTCGGGACGGGTGAGGACGCGATTCACGCACTGGACGACATAAACCTCTCCGTCGCCGACGGGGAATTCGTCTCCATCGTCGGTCCGTCGGGGTGTGGCAAATCGACCCTGCTAAACATCGCGGCCGGGTTGCACGAACCGACCGGCGGAGCGCTCCGACTGGACGGTCGTGACTTCAGCACCACTGACGCCACCGGCGACATCGGGTTCATCTTTCAACGGCCCGTGTTGCTCGACTGGCGGACGGTCCGACAGAACATCCTCCTTCCGGTTCGAATCATGAAGAAAAACGGCGACCTGGAGGGTGATATGCAGGGGTACCAGGACCGGGTGGACGAACTGATTTCACTGGTCGGTCTAGAGGGATTCGGCGACTCCTACCCGAACGAACTGTCGGGCGGGATGCAACAGCGGGTAACGATCTGTCAGAGTCTCATCTACGATCCGAGCCTCCTGTTGATGGACGAACCGTTCGGATCGCTCGACGCCCTCACGAAAGACCAGATGAACGCGGAACTGCTCGACATCTGGAAGCGGACCAACAAGACGATCCTGTTCGTCACCCACGACCTAGAGGAGGCCGTGTTTCTCTCGGACAAGGTGGTCGTACTCAGTCCGCGTCCGGGTCGAATTCAGGACGTAATCGACATCGACCTCCCACGCCCCCGGGACGCAGAGACGAAACAACTGACCGAATACAACGACCTTGTGACGTCAATCTACACGTACTTTCAGTGA
- a CDS encoding ABC transporter permease, with protein MNINDTRRTQWVLTVGGIVLALLFWHLTTETFGLVSETKFPAPLSVYSEFTDNQELIIDNTWPTITAGFIGFGLAVVTAVLSAIFLSLNKRVENALMPIVVGANSVPRVTLAPLIIFYLGSGVAANYMIAAWVAFFPMFLNAMESLGKMSDEHQDLCDLYKASTWQEYRYIRIPNALPQIFDGMKMAIILAMIGAVVGEFVATTEGLGYLSTLALRNANMGLAFAIVGVLGLISTLAIFAIYQVQDKLIFWEDSSFFTTEA; from the coding sequence ATGAACATCAACGACACGAGACGAACGCAGTGGGTGCTCACGGTTGGCGGGATAGTACTGGCCCTGTTGTTTTGGCACCTGACGACTGAAACCTTTGGGCTCGTTTCGGAGACGAAGTTTCCCGCGCCGTTGAGCGTCTACTCCGAGTTTACTGATAATCAGGAACTGATCATCGACAACACCTGGCCGACGATCACCGCCGGCTTCATCGGATTCGGACTCGCCGTCGTAACGGCGGTCCTCAGCGCCATCTTTCTGTCGCTGAATAAACGCGTCGAGAACGCGCTGATGCCGATCGTCGTCGGAGCGAATTCGGTCCCGCGAGTGACGCTTGCCCCGTTGATCATCTTTTATCTCGGCTCGGGAGTCGCCGCGAACTACATGATCGCCGCCTGGGTCGCGTTCTTCCCGATGTTCCTGAACGCTATGGAAAGCCTCGGGAAGATGTCCGACGAACACCAGGATCTCTGCGATCTCTACAAGGCATCGACCTGGCAGGAGTATCGTTACATCCGCATTCCGAACGCGCTCCCGCAGATATTCGACGGCATGAAGATGGCGATCATCCTCGCGATGATCGGGGCCGTCGTCGGCGAATTCGTCGCCACGACCGAGGGGCTCGGCTACCTCTCGACGCTCGCGCTCCGGAACGCGAACATGGGGCTGGCTTTCGCCATCGTCGGCGTCTTGGGCCTCATCTCGACGCTGGCCATCTTCGCCATCTACCAGGTCCAAGATAAACTGATCTTCTGGGAGGACTCGAGTTTCTTCACAACGGAGGCCTGA
- a CDS encoding ABC transporter permease: MAEEHSLPSTGRYDHFGVLERLKQWASENVGTALVLVSLLGIWEGYSRFFNDRGDIYFPSIEYTVRQTVESSDIVLAAIRVTFVEVIVGFVLAVVLGITLGMILAESFVARYLSMPMLIYAYGIPHPILAPVFLLWFGLGLEGVVTFAAWVAFFPTFINTVSSLSRIDPEYEKFRSIVGANRLQYLRHIKFWNALPEIVSGVKITFQLTIVGAIIAEFLGGGGGLGYLIIQSTQRAQLGLTFGIIILIALFASVLYKLLSLFLDAITPQQT, encoded by the coding sequence ATGGCGGAAGAACACTCACTTCCGTCCACCGGTCGATACGACCACTTCGGCGTGCTCGAGCGACTGAAGCAGTGGGCGAGCGAGAACGTCGGGACCGCACTCGTACTCGTCTCTCTGCTCGGAATCTGGGAGGGATATTCCAGATTCTTCAACGACCGCGGCGATATTTACTTCCCGAGCATCGAATACACCGTTCGCCAGACGGTCGAATCATCCGACATCGTGCTGGCGGCGATCAGAGTGACGTTCGTCGAGGTCATCGTCGGGTTCGTACTCGCCGTCGTACTCGGTATCACGCTCGGGATGATTCTGGCCGAGTCGTTCGTCGCCAGATACCTCTCGATGCCGATGTTGATTTACGCCTACGGTATCCCCCATCCGATTCTCGCGCCGGTGTTCTTGCTCTGGTTCGGCCTCGGACTGGAAGGCGTCGTCACGTTCGCGGCGTGGGTCGCGTTCTTCCCGACGTTCATCAACACGGTCTCGAGTCTCAGCCGAATCGATCCCGAGTACGAAAAGTTTCGGTCGATCGTCGGTGCCAATCGATTGCAGTACCTCCGCCATATCAAGTTCTGGAACGCGCTCCCGGAGATCGTGAGCGGGGTAAAAATCACGTTCCAGTTGACGATCGTCGGCGCGATCATCGCGGAGTTCCTCGGCGGAGGGGGCGGTCTCGGCTACCTGATCATCCAGTCGACCCAACGGGCGCAACTGGGGCTGACGTTCGGGATCATCATCCTGATCGCGTTGTTCGCGTCGGTTCTGTACAAGCTTCTCTCGCTTTTCCTCGACGCGATTACTCCCCAACAAACGTAA
- a CDS encoding DolP-mannose mannosyltransferase, whose product MSPRSLSEIRVGWLVVLGPIVAVLFTAGSVCYLQTRWPTIATDPAFFQHTGWYIVQGGVPYVDVWDVNPPVPFGITAVLAVLSGGDMLVLHGLSTALTVLVAAASVLLVGWIAYLVTEEHVAAIAAGLTMLIVPELLVLSLEGVRAQFYALFFGTLALALVLRDRPFLAGVLAALSAGSWQSGAVFAPLIVGMAYQRNGGRDALSAIAGGGLVTGIVVGVFAAVGALVPMVVQSIIAPLSAGSPYTLAERVYSILLVFGYGAVLFPVAIYGWGRAVARDLGAHWWLPVGGVLLTLQVLFVDLDGSTDAFLLLSFIALGVAVTVERVLAWRSLSTDPQRGDENQTNRNLWTGAVIVMLVAVLVLGGVVWHLDSPAPKQTLQTNQLQAEPPGEDLPITPADGNAPSMQTIYWDQLQPETCHYRLSWNEIRWVAMTDDRLDAQKCDGWPSRTDTA is encoded by the coding sequence ATGTCACCGCGTTCACTCTCCGAGATCCGTGTCGGTTGGCTCGTCGTCCTCGGTCCGATAGTCGCCGTCCTGTTCACCGCCGGATCCGTCTGCTATTTGCAAACGAGGTGGCCCACGATCGCAACCGATCCCGCGTTCTTCCAGCACACGGGGTGGTACATCGTTCAGGGCGGCGTTCCATACGTCGACGTCTGGGACGTGAACCCGCCCGTTCCGTTCGGAATTACTGCCGTGCTCGCCGTCCTCTCCGGCGGGGATATGCTCGTCCTGCACGGCCTTAGCACGGCACTCACGGTGCTCGTCGCGGCCGCGAGCGTCCTGCTCGTCGGCTGGATTGCGTACCTCGTGACCGAAGAGCACGTTGCGGCGATCGCCGCCGGCCTCACGATGCTGATCGTCCCGGAGCTCCTCGTTCTTTCGTTAGAAGGGGTCAGAGCGCAGTTCTACGCGCTGTTTTTCGGGACGCTCGCCCTCGCGCTCGTCCTCCGTGACCGCCCATTTCTCGCCGGAGTCCTCGCGGCGCTAAGCGCCGGGTCGTGGCAGTCAGGGGCGGTCTTCGCACCACTTATTGTCGGGATGGCCTATCAGCGAAACGGCGGGCGAGACGCGCTCTCTGCGATCGCTGGTGGCGGTCTCGTGACCGGAATCGTCGTCGGGGTGTTCGCGGCTGTGGGGGCGCTCGTCCCCATGGTGGTACAGTCGATAATCGCACCGTTGAGCGCCGGTTCGCCCTACACGTTGGCCGAACGCGTCTACTCGATACTCTTGGTGTTTGGCTACGGAGCAGTGCTCTTCCCGGTGGCCATCTATGGCTGGGGACGCGCGGTCGCCCGTGACCTAGGAGCCCACTGGTGGCTGCCGGTTGGTGGCGTGCTCCTCACCCTACAGGTGCTATTCGTCGATCTCGACGGCTCCACGGACGCGTTCCTGTTGCTTTCGTTCATTGCACTGGGTGTCGCAGTTACCGTCGAACGCGTGCTCGCGTGGCGCTCACTATCGACGGATCCGCAGCGTGGCGATGAGAACCAAACGAACCGCAATCTGTGGACGGGTGCCGTCATCGTCATGCTCGTCGCCGTGCTCGTCCTCGGCGGGGTCGTCTGGCACCTCGATTCGCCGGCCCCGAAACAGACGCTTCAAACAAATCAACTGCAGGCTGAACCACCCGGAGAGGACTTGCCGATAACCCCGGCGGACGGGAACGCTCCGTCGATGCAGACCATCTACTGGGACCAACTGCAGCCGGAAACCTGTCACTACCGGTTGAGCTGGAACGAGATACGCTGGGTCGCCATGACCGACGACCGGCTGGACGCACAGAAATGCGACGGCTGGCCGAGTCGAACCGATACTGCGTGA
- a CDS encoding NAD-dependent epimerase/dehydratase family protein — protein MSESERDAGDSTGSVLVTGGTGFLGLHACQYFRDQGWDVTAFDLKSFEDEDDTDGIEYVEGDVRSERSVADAIEQSDATAVVHAAAALPLWDADRIRETTIDGTRNVLWAAKEGGVERVCYISSTAVYGTHETHPITEQSPLEGVGPYGEAKIQAEKVCEDFRRMGLCVPILRPKTFIGPQRLGVFQVLFDWIEDGANVPLVGWGDNRYQLLHVYDLVTAIDLVLTGDEEAVDDTFNVGTDEFTTMKADFQAPIDYAGTGKRTIGTPAFLTVAVLRVLDRLNLSPLYPWVYETAHEDSYVSVEKLKRLGWEPEYSNREALVETYDWYLAHDESNEAANETGLDHRVAWDQGALTIAKKVSQKI, from the coding sequence ATGAGCGAGAGTGAGCGCGACGCCGGCGACTCGACTGGCTCGGTCCTCGTCACGGGAGGAACCGGTTTTCTCGGCCTCCACGCGTGCCAGTACTTCCGCGACCAGGGGTGGGACGTTACCGCGTTCGATCTCAAGTCCTTCGAGGACGAAGACGACACGGACGGGATCGAGTACGTCGAGGGAGACGTACGCAGCGAGCGCTCCGTGGCCGATGCGATAGAGCAGAGCGACGCGACGGCCGTCGTACATGCCGCGGCCGCACTTCCGCTATGGGACGCCGACCGCATCCGGGAGACGACGATCGACGGGACGCGAAACGTGCTCTGGGCGGCCAAAGAAGGCGGCGTCGAGCGGGTCTGTTATATCTCTTCGACCGCGGTGTACGGAACCCACGAGACCCACCCCATCACCGAGCAGTCGCCGCTGGAAGGGGTCGGACCCTACGGCGAGGCCAAGATTCAGGCCGAAAAGGTGTGTGAAGACTTCCGACGCATGGGGCTTTGTGTCCCCATCCTTCGCCCGAAGACGTTCATCGGTCCGCAGCGACTCGGCGTGTTTCAGGTGCTTTTCGACTGGATCGAAGACGGCGCGAACGTCCCGCTCGTCGGGTGGGGCGACAACCGGTACCAACTGCTGCACGTCTACGACCTTGTCACCGCCATCGATCTGGTGCTCACCGGCGACGAGGAGGCAGTCGACGACACGTTCAACGTCGGCACCGACGAGTTCACCACGATGAAAGCGGATTTTCAGGCCCCCATCGATTACGCGGGCACGGGCAAACGTACCATCGGGACGCCAGCCTTCCTCACGGTCGCTGTCCTCCGCGTACTGGACCGCCTGAATCTGTCTCCGCTATACCCGTGGGTCTACGAGACGGCCCACGAGGACTCCTACGTCTCGGTCGAGAAGCTGAAGAGGCTCGGCTGGGAGCCCGAGTACTCCAACCGGGAGGCGCTCGTGGAGACGTACGACTGGTACTTAGCGCACGACGAATCGAACGAAGCGGCCAACGAGACCGGCCTCGACCACCGCGTCGCGTGGGATCAAGGAGCCCTCACCATCGCGAAGAAGGTCTCCCAGAAAATCTAA